CGCGACGCGCAGCCGTGCCAGCTGGAACCGGTCCCCGGCCGGTGCGGAAGTCGTGGTCATCAGTCTGTGTCCTCCCCGTACCGGCGCTGGATGCCGAGGATCACCAGGGTCACGAGAAGGGTGACCACGAGGCTCGCCACGCCGATGGTGGTGCCGTACGAATAGTCGTAGAACTTGAAGGCGCTGTTGTAGATCCCGAGGACCAGCGTCTCGGTGTCCCGTCCCGGGCCGCCGCCTGTGGTCAGCCAGATGAGGCTGAACTGCCGGAACGCGAAGATGAACGCGAGCAGCGACAGCAGGACGAGAGTCGGCCTGATCGACGGAAGCGTCACGTGCCAGAACCGCCGGAACACGTTGGCGCCGTCCACCCGTGCCGCCTCCTCCAGCGACTCGGGGACCGTCTGCAGCGACGCGAGGATCACGATGCTGTAGAAGGGGAACGTCTTCCACGTCGAGATCAGCACGATCGACACCATGGCCAGCGGGCTGGAGGTCAGCCAGCCGCCGGACGCGTCCAGCCCCGGCACATGGTCGGAGATGATGTTGATGACGCCGAACGTCGGGTTCATGATCCAGATGAAGATCAGGACCGTGGCGATCTCAGGGAAGGCCCACGGCGTCATCATGATGCCCCGGATCAGGCCCCGGCCGCGCATCCGCCTGTTCACCAGCAGCGCCGTCGCCAGCCCGAACCCCACCGCGACCACGACCACCGACAACGCGTACGTCAGCGTGTTGAACAGGCTGCCGTAGAAGTCGGGGTCGTGGAACAGCCGGTCGTAGTTCTTCACCCCCACGAACGACGCGTCCTCCGCGCCGAGCGAGGTGTCGGTCAGGCTGAGCCGGACGCTCTGGAAGATCGGGTAGAGCACGAACACGGCTTCGTAGATGAGGATCGGCCCGGCGAGCATGTACGCGAGGAGATACGTACGCACGCCGCGGCGTACACGGCGAGGCGCGGAGGCCGGGCCCTTCGGGCCGGCCTCCGCCACATCGGCGCCGGCCGGCGCTGTCGAGGTCGTCATTTGAGCCGGGACGCCAGGTTTTCGAGCTGCGTCTGCGCCTTGGCCATGCTCTCGGCCACCGGCACACCCTTGGTGAGCGACTCCTGGAAGTTCTTCAGCACGATGTTCCCGAACTCGTCGTTGGCCGTGATGAAGTCACCCATGAGGTCCATCGGGGTCACCGGGTTGACGTCCTGGTACCCGCTGAGCCACGGCAGATCCTTGAGGTACGTGGCGAACTCCGGAACCTCGTTGAGCTCCGGGTAGGGCGGGATCGCGTCGAGCGACTTCATCGTGAGCAAAGCCATGTTCTCCGGTTTGAGCAGCCACGCCATGAACTCGGTGGCGGCCTCCTTCTTCTCCGTGTTCTTGAAGATCCCGATCGGGTGGACACGGGAGGTGCCGCGCTTGCCCTGCCACGGCGAGGCGGCGCTGCGCAACTGGCTGTAGATGTCGGGGCTGTTGGACTTGAGCACGTTGACGGTGGCCGAGACGACGACACCCATGGCGGCGCGGCCGTCACCCATGAGGCTCATCATCTGCGCGTCGTTGAGGCCCTTGGGGATGCTGGTGTCGTAGATCGACTTGAACAGCTCCAGCGACTTCACCACCGGCTCGCTCGTGACGAGCGGAGTGCGTCCGTCGGCCCACTTGCCGTCGTAGGCGTTGACCGTGTTCTGCAGGTTGAACCAGAAGCTGCCTTCTTCGGCGAGGGTGTTCGCCTGGATGATGCCGAACTTGTCCGGCCGCTTGGTGAGCTTCTTGCCCTGCTCGATCCACTCCTCCGGCGTCGTCGCCGGCTGGAGGCCCGCCTCGGTGAGGATCTTCTCGTTGTACAGCAGTCCGAAGCCGACGGTCACGGTGCTGACGCCGTACAGCGCGCCGTCCTTCTGCATGAACGCGTGCAGCTTGGGGTCGGGGGTGACCTTGGCGGCGTTGATCGCCTCGGTCGCCGGCAGGAGCTGGTTCAGCGACAGCAGCCGCGCCGCGAGGTCCGGCGGAGCGGTGATCAGGTCGCCGTCCAGCGCGCCGGACTGGATCTGGGTGAGGACGTTGTTGGAGTACTGCGCGAACGGCCATCCGGTCATGCTGACCTCGATGGTCTTGCTCTGCGCGTTGAAGGCGTCGCAGACGGCCTTCCAGGCCTCCTTGCGGCCGGGCTCGAAGCCCATCCATGAAACGATCTTGAGCTGGGTCTTGCCTCCACTGGCCGTGCTGGACGGCGACGACGATCCACCGCACGCGGCGAGCAGTGGAGCTCCGGCCGCGGCCGCACCGAGGAGACCGAGTCCCTTCAGGAAGCCACGCCGTCCCGCGTCTGGTATCTGAACAGTCTCCGACCTGGGGGTTTCGCCCATTGAATTACCTCCTGGGAACGGTCCGAGACCGACCGGGGACTTGCTGATTGTTGACAATCAGCGGGTTCCCACAGGGTCGTGCGTGGGACTTCTGATGTCAATAGTCCGGGTCCTGCGCGTTACGGCAATGTTGCCTGACTTGCCCTTGTTTAGTAGTCAGAGTCCAGAGTGTGACCGGCCCACCGCAGGTAGACGGCGTACGCGCGCTCCGCCTCACGCCGCGCCTCGGCCGTCACCGGCACATGGTGCACCGGCGCCGCCAGCCGTCCGACGGCCGCCGCGAGGTCCGTGCCGCTCGCGGCCATGGCCGTCATCGCGGCGCCACGCGACGGCGGATCGGTGTCGTCCACCGCCTCCAGGTCCACGCCGAGCGTCCGGCCGCGCACCTCCCACCACCGCCGGTCCCGGCCCGCGTGGCCACCGAGCCGCACCGGCCCGGAACCGGCCGCGCCGAGCAGCGTCGCCGCGGTCTGGAGCACATGCCGGTCCGCCAGCGACACCCCGGCGAGCACCGCCGCCGCCAGCTCCGCCGGCCCGTCGTCCGCGCCGAGCCCCGCCAGTACGGCCCGCACGTCACCACGCCAGACCGGTGCGCGCTCCCCCGACAGGTACGGCACGAACACCGGCCGCCGCCGCGCCTGGCCCGCGAGCGCCACGACCTCGTCCGGAGTGCGGCCGAGCATGCGGCCGGCCCACTCCACCGAGGCGCCGCTCGACTGCGTCGGCCCGTAGACCACGGTCATCGGCGAACACTCAGGGGGGATGACGTACAACGGGTGCGCCTGGTCAGGCCCCGCGCGCACACTCGTCCCGGTCATCGACGACGTGCCGGTCAGCACGAACGACGCCGGCTCGGTCAGCGCGCCGAGCGCCAGCATGCCGGACATGGCGTCGGAGCACCCCACGCTGACCGGCACCCCGGCCGCCTTGAGCCCGAGCGCCTTGGCACCGGCCTCGGTGAGCGTCCCCCTGGCCGTCCAGCCCTGCGCCAGCACCGGCACCGCCGACACCGGCCAGCCCGTGGCCTCGACGACCGCCGAGGCGGGAGAGGCCGTCAGCACGTGGCACAGTCCCTTGCTCGACCAGGGATCCGACATCGCCGACCCGGTCAGCACGAGACCGAGGTAGTCCTTGGGCTGGAGCAGCGTGCGGCCCCTGCGTACCGTCTCCGGCTCGTGCTCGGCCAGCCACCGCATCTTCGCCGGACACGCCGACGCCGACCACGGCAGCGACGTGCCGATCAGTGGTAACGGATCGCCGAGCTCGCGTTCCAGCTCCACCGCCTGCCGCTTGGCGCGCGTGTCCTGCCAGCCGATCGCCGGCCGCACCGCCTCCCCGCCGTCGTCCACGACGACCAGCGTCGGCGTCTGACCCGACAACCCGATCCCCCGTAACCGCACATCGCCGACCCCCCGGAACGCCTGCTCCGTGGCCGCGGCGGCGGCACCGACATAGTCCTCAGGCGCCTGCTCGGCCCGATCAGGCCCGTCCCGCACCGTACGGACGGCCCCACTCCCCCGGCCCAGCACCGTCCCGCCGTCATCCAGCAGAACAGCCTTCACCGACGAAGTCCCGACATCCAACCCGAGCCACACAGCCAACTCCGTGCCGTTCCTCATGGCCGCACGACCGAACCGGACTCTCATCCGGCCCTCGACGTCCGACGTCGCGCTCTTACGACCGGACGGCAGGGCCGGCTCGCACCGGCCCTCACGTCCGACTTCCCGCGCACGGCCGCACCAGGTCGACCCTGGCACCCGGCCTCTCACTCGGAGCCGGCCGCCGCCGCACGCCTCTTGATGGTCACCAGTTAGCAGCCTATTGTCAACAATCTACCGATTACGGTTCCACTCGAAAGGCACACCTGATGGACTCCTCAGCCGGGACCGCGGTCGCGGGCATCACCGGTACGTCGCTGCTCGTCACCGGCGGCGGCACCGGCATCGGCCGGGCCGTCGCGCTCGCCGCGGCCCGGCACGGCGCACGGGTCACGATCAGCGGCCGCCGCCGCGACGTACTGGACGACACCGCCAAAACCGCCGCCGCGGAAGGCCTCGACCTGCACACCGAGATCGCCGACGTGTCCGACACCGCCTCGGTCGACGACCTGATCGCCGCCGTCGTCACCCGCCAAGGCGGCCTCGACGGCGTCGTCAACGCCGCAGGCGTAGCACGCTTCGGCCCCACAGAAGACCTGACCGACGAGGACTTCCTGCACGTCATCGACATCAACCTGGTAGGAGCCTTCCGCGTCTCCCGCGCCGCCGGCCGCGTGATGCTCGCCAACCGCCGCGGCAGCATCGTCCACATCGGCTCCCTCACCAGCCTCGGCGGCTTCGCCGGCCGCACCGCCTACGGCGTCTCCAAACACGGCGTCATCGGCCTCACCCGCACCCTCGCCGCCGAATGGGGAGCCACCGGCGTAAGAGTCAACGCCGTGGCCCCCGGCTTCGTCCGCACCCCCATGACCGACCGCGCCATAACCCGCGGCGTCCTCACCCTGGGCCACCTGGAACAACGCACCCCCCTCGGCCGCCGCGCCGAACCCGAGGAAATGACCGGCCCCATCCTCTTCCTCCTCTCGGACGCCGCCGGTTACGTCACCGGCGAATGCCTGGTGGCCGACGGCGGCTGGACCGCCTCCGTAGGCCCCCCCACCGACTTCTCCGCCCCCCGCCCCCTCTGACCCGCCCCCTCCCCGCAAGATCATCCACATCCCGGCCACGACCACATCGCGAAGGCCCTCAGAGCGTCGCCGTCCCCCCACCCCTTTCCTCGTCTCACCGTCCCTTGGTGAGACGAGGAAAGCCGGCGCGACCCCGAGCCGCGCCGGTTCACCGCCGATCCACGCCTACCGGGGAGCCGCCACGTCGAGCACCGCGTCCGCGTACCGCCGCACCGCCTCGACATCCCCCGCCACCACGTCCTCCTCCCGCCACAACGCCTTCCCAAGACACGCGGCAACCGCACCGGCC
The window above is part of the Sphaerisporangium rubeum genome. Proteins encoded here:
- a CDS encoding SDR family NAD(P)-dependent oxidoreductase, yielding MDSSAGTAVAGITGTSLLVTGGGTGIGRAVALAAARHGARVTISGRRRDVLDDTAKTAAAEGLDLHTEIADVSDTASVDDLIAAVVTRQGGLDGVVNAAGVARFGPTEDLTDEDFLHVIDINLVGAFRVSRAAGRVMLANRRGSIVHIGSLTSLGGFAGRTAYGVSKHGVIGLTRTLAAEWGATGVRVNAVAPGFVRTPMTDRAITRGVLTLGHLEQRTPLGRRAEPEEMTGPILFLLSDAAGYVTGECLVADGGWTASVGPPTDFSAPRPL
- a CDS encoding ABC transporter substrate-binding protein; this translates as MGFEPGRKEAWKAVCDAFNAQSKTIEVSMTGWPFAQYSNNVLTQIQSGALDGDLITAPPDLAARLLSLNQLLPATEAINAAKVTPDPKLHAFMQKDGALYGVSTVTVGFGLLYNEKILTEAGLQPATTPEEWIEQGKKLTKRPDKFGIIQANTLAEEGSFWFNLQNTVNAYDGKWADGRTPLVTSEPVVKSLELFKSIYDTSIPKGLNDAQMMSLMGDGRAAMGVVVSATVNVLKSNSPDIYSQLRSAASPWQGKRGTSRVHPIGIFKNTEKKEAATEFMAWLLKPENMALLTMKSLDAIPPYPELNEVPEFATYLKDLPWLSGYQDVNPVTPMDLMGDFITANDEFGNIVLKNFQESLTKGVPVAESMAKAQTQLENLASRLK
- a CDS encoding ABC transporter permease subunit, whose translation is MRTYLLAYMLAGPILIYEAVFVLYPIFQSVRLSLTDTSLGAEDASFVGVKNYDRLFHDPDFYGSLFNTLTYALSVVVVAVGFGLATALLVNRRMRGRGLIRGIMMTPWAFPEIATVLIFIWIMNPTFGVINIISDHVPGLDASGGWLTSSPLAMVSIVLISTWKTFPFYSIVILASLQTVPESLEEAARVDGANVFRRFWHVTLPSIRPTLVLLSLLAFIFAFRQFSLIWLTTGGGPGRDTETLVLGIYNSAFKFYDYSYGTTIGVASLVVTLLVTLVILGIQRRYGEDTD
- a CDS encoding xylulokinase, producing the protein MRVRFGRAAMRNGTELAVWLGLDVGTSSVKAVLLDDGGTVLGRGSGAVRTVRDGPDRAEQAPEDYVGAAAAATEQAFRGVGDVRLRGIGLSGQTPTLVVVDDGGEAVRPAIGWQDTRAKRQAVELERELGDPLPLIGTSLPWSASACPAKMRWLAEHEPETVRRGRTLLQPKDYLGLVLTGSAMSDPWSSKGLCHVLTASPASAVVEATGWPVSAVPVLAQGWTARGTLTEAGAKALGLKAAGVPVSVGCSDAMSGMLALGALTEPASFVLTGTSSMTGTSVRAGPDQAHPLYVIPPECSPMTVVYGPTQSSGASVEWAGRMLGRTPDEVVALAGQARRRPVFVPYLSGERAPVWRGDVRAVLAGLGADDGPAELAAAVLAGVSLADRHVLQTAATLLGAAGSGPVRLGGHAGRDRRWWEVRGRTLGVDLEAVDDTDPPSRGAAMTAMAASGTDLAAAVGRLAAPVHHVPVTAEARREAERAYAVYLRWAGHTLDSDY